A part of Drosophila bipectinata strain 14024-0381.07 chromosome 3L, DbipHiC1v2, whole genome shotgun sequence genomic DNA contains:
- the mRpL20 gene encoding large ribosomal subunit protein bL20m has translation MVFLNLPLLVRARGPDEFWRKRRIFKLAAHYRSRTRNVYSFAIRSVHRALAYATKGRKLKKLDMAQLWTTRVEAGCQQYGVGLETFKEGLARSDILLNKKMLSDLAIWEPRSFETLVKISRERAAVEGLPDLKRPSAFNQVYGLSNLKLD, from the exons ATGGTGTTTTTAAACCTGCCACTTTTGGTACGAGCCCGAGGACCCGATGAATTCTGGCGCAAGCGTCGAATCTTTAAACTGGCGGCG CACTACCGCAGCCGCACCAGGAATGTTTACTCCTTCGCAATCAGGAGTGTCCATAGGGCTTTGGCCTATGCAACCAAAGGACGCAAGCTGAAGAAACTGGACATGGCCCAGCTGTGGACGACGCGTGTGGAGGCTGGTTGCCAGCAATACGGCGTTGGCTTAGAGACCTTCAAAGAAGGCTTGGCTCGCTCCGACATTCTGCTTAACAA AAAAATGCTCTCCGATCTGGCTATTTGGGAACCGCGTTCCTTTGAGACTCTCGTCAAGATCTCCCGGGAACGAGCTGCTGTGGAAGGATTGCCGGATTTAAAGCGCCCATCCGCCTTTAACCAGGTCTATGGCCTGAGCAACCTGAAGTTGGATTAA
- the LOC108133926 gene encoding 10 kDa heat shock protein, mitochondrial, whose translation MAAAIKKIIPMLDRILVQRAEALTKTKGGIVLPEKSVGKVLEGTVVAVGPGARNATTGNHIPIGVKEGDRVLLPEFGGTKVNLEGDKPQELILFRESDILAKLE comes from the exons ATG GCCGCCGCTATCAAGAAGATCATCCCCATGCTGGACAGGATTCTGGTCCAGCGCGCCGAGGCTCTGACCAAGACGAAAGGTGGAATCGTTTTGCCAGAGAAGTCTGTGGGCAAAGTTCTCGAGGGCACGGTCGTTGCCGTTGGTCCCGGTGCCCGCAATGCC ACCACTGGCAATCACATTCCCATTGGCGTCAAGGAAGGCGATCGCGTTCTGCTGCCTGAATTCGGAGGCACCAAGGTCAACTTGGAAGGCGATAAGCCACAGGAACTGATCCTTTTCCGTGAATCGGATATCCTGGCTAAGTTGGAGTAG